A section of the Halobacterium hubeiense genome encodes:
- a CDS encoding DUF63 family protein, producing the protein MSTVTRRVETVLPETGSREWWALYLLAPLVLLGGGILVFPTLVYDRFIWQYLWGPVVADAAGQPVTHEGVRAVQGYNAVNTVIYLAAVVYSLPGLRAYLDQLDVTFDARLAYGFAPIIIAGGAMRALEDLGLLGDYAVWFITPSIYIVVTAVTILALGVGALLRDQNIGSIPLTVGLVGSVWAVGAVWWAVWHGLSTSTPLRLWVPVATTGIALGVTALYYWGASFVNITHLRHPLILLAVFGQLWDAAQNLIGVTFLGYSPKLVVTNLVYQATGFSGSTFVLKLVVTVGIVWYLADAKEEMNHTWWWLMTFFIGAIGLPMGVRGSLRMLLGA; encoded by the coding sequence GTGAGTACTGTCACCCGCCGCGTCGAGACTGTCCTTCCGGAGACCGGCTCACGCGAGTGGTGGGCGCTGTACCTGCTGGCCCCGCTCGTCCTCCTCGGTGGGGGCATCCTCGTGTTTCCGACGTTGGTCTACGACCGGTTCATCTGGCAGTATCTCTGGGGACCAGTCGTCGCCGATGCGGCCGGTCAGCCAGTCACGCACGAGGGGGTTCGTGCTGTCCAGGGCTACAACGCGGTGAACACGGTAATCTACCTCGCGGCAGTCGTATACAGCCTCCCCGGACTACGTGCGTATCTCGACCAACTCGACGTCACGTTCGACGCACGACTGGCCTACGGGTTCGCTCCGATCATCATCGCAGGTGGGGCGATGCGCGCCCTCGAGGATCTCGGGCTGCTCGGGGACTACGCGGTGTGGTTCATCACGCCATCGATTTACATCGTCGTCACCGCTGTCACCATCCTCGCGCTCGGTGTCGGTGCACTCTTGCGTGACCAAAATATCGGATCTATCCCGCTAACAGTCGGGCTCGTCGGGTCGGTGTGGGCTGTCGGGGCCGTCTGGTGGGCTGTTTGGCACGGCCTCTCGACATCGACCCCACTCCGCCTATGGGTTCCTGTCGCGACGACGGGGATAGCGCTCGGCGTAACCGCACTCTACTACTGGGGCGCGAGTTTCGTCAATATCACACACCTTCGACACCCGCTAATTCTGCTGGCCGTTTTCGGCCAGTTGTGGGACGCTGCGCAGAATCTCATCGGTGTGACGTTCCTCGGCTACTCCCCAAAGCTGGTCGTGACGAATCTCGTGTACCAGGCGACTGGATTCTCCGGATCGACGTTCGTGCTGAAACTCGTCGTGACTGTCGGCATCGTGTGGTATCTCGCCGATGCGAAAGAGGAGATGAATCACACGTGGTGGTGGCTTATGACGTTCTTCATCGGAGCGATCGGACTCCCGATGGGCGTTCGTGGGTCACTTCGGATGCTGTTGGGAGCTTAA
- a CDS encoding heavy metal translocating P-type ATPase, with amino-acid sequence MTSQTIHLDITGMSCANCSATIQDTLESLDGVSEADANFATDEGSVTYDPEEVSLKEIYDAIDEAGYGAVSETVTIAISDMTCANCAETNQTALENIPGVVNAEVNYATDEAQVTYNPAEVSIGALYDAIEEAGYSPVREDGADEESGQDARDAARQAETRKQLRLTLFGAVLSAPLLFFLIDNYLLGGAIVPEAVFGVELGWVEFLLATPVQAILGWPFYKNSYKAIVKNGRANMDVLIAIGSTTAYLYSVAVLAELIAGGLYFDTAALILVFITLGNYLEARSKGQAGEALRKLLEMEAETATIVREDGSEEEVPLEEVTTGDRMKIRPGEKIPTDGVVVDGQSAVDESMVTGESVPVEKEEGDEVVGSTINENGVLVVEATKVGEDTALQQIVQTVKEAQSRQPDIQNLADRISAYFVPAVIANALLWGVVWFLFPEALAGFVDWLPLWGQVAGGPAPVGGTVSVFEFAIIVFASSILIACPCALGLATPAATMVGTTIGAQNGVLFKGGDILERAKDVDTVVFDKTGTLTEGEMELTDVVVFDSDGNVVTDGGEPTPDGGQLSTRERLSEDDVLRLAAIAESGSEHPLARAIVEGAEERGLDVTEPDDFENVPGHGIKAVIGDSEVLVGNRKLLRDNGIDPSPAEETMERLENEGKTAMLVAYEGELVGVVADADTVKESSKQAVTALQERGVDVMMITGDNERTARAVAKQVGIDPKNVRAGVLPEDKSNAVDSIQDEGRQAMMVGDGVNDAPALAVAHVGTAIGSGTDVAIEAADVTLMRDDPLDVVKAIRISDATLQKIKQNLVWALGYNTAMIPLASLGLLQPVLAAAAMAFSSVSVLTNSLLFRRYTPDHDYKLFGFLR; translated from the coding sequence ATGACAAGCCAAACAATCCATCTTGATATCACGGGAATGTCCTGCGCCAACTGTTCGGCGACGATCCAGGACACTCTCGAATCGCTCGACGGGGTATCGGAGGCGGATGCGAACTTCGCCACCGACGAGGGTTCCGTCACCTACGACCCTGAAGAGGTATCGCTCAAAGAAATCTACGACGCGATCGACGAGGCCGGGTACGGCGCAGTCTCTGAGACGGTAACGATTGCCATCTCCGATATGACCTGTGCCAACTGCGCCGAGACCAACCAAACCGCTCTTGAAAATATTCCGGGCGTCGTTAATGCGGAGGTCAATTACGCAACCGACGAAGCACAGGTCACCTACAATCCTGCGGAAGTATCTATTGGTGCGCTGTACGATGCTATCGAGGAGGCTGGCTACTCGCCCGTCCGCGAAGATGGTGCCGACGAAGAGTCGGGCCAGGACGCACGAGATGCCGCCCGTCAAGCCGAAACTCGGAAACAACTCAGGTTGACCCTCTTTGGGGCAGTGTTATCGGCACCGTTGCTCTTCTTCCTCATCGACAATTATCTGCTCGGTGGCGCGATCGTCCCTGAAGCCGTCTTCGGTGTGGAACTTGGCTGGGTTGAGTTCCTCCTCGCCACGCCGGTACAGGCGATCCTCGGCTGGCCGTTCTATAAGAACTCGTACAAGGCGATCGTGAAGAACGGCCGCGCCAATATGGACGTGCTGATTGCGATCGGTTCAACAACGGCCTATCTATACTCTGTGGCAGTCCTTGCTGAACTCATTGCAGGTGGACTTTATTTCGACACGGCAGCCCTCATCCTCGTGTTCATCACGTTGGGTAACTATCTCGAAGCTCGGTCGAAGGGCCAAGCGGGTGAGGCCCTCCGAAAGCTCCTCGAAATGGAAGCCGAAACGGCGACCATTGTCCGCGAGGACGGCAGTGAAGAAGAAGTTCCACTCGAAGAGGTCACAACTGGTGACCGGATGAAAATTCGTCCAGGTGAGAAGATTCCCACTGACGGTGTCGTTGTCGACGGTCAGTCTGCCGTCGACGAGTCAATGGTCACTGGCGAATCTGTGCCTGTCGAGAAAGAGGAGGGCGATGAGGTCGTCGGCTCGACGATTAACGAGAACGGCGTCCTTGTCGTGGAGGCGACGAAGGTTGGAGAAGACACGGCCCTCCAACAGATCGTCCAGACAGTCAAGGAGGCCCAGTCGCGCCAGCCCGACATCCAGAATCTCGCCGACCGCATCTCCGCGTACTTCGTGCCTGCGGTCATCGCGAACGCCCTTCTCTGGGGTGTCGTCTGGTTCCTGTTCCCCGAGGCTCTCGCTGGCTTCGTCGACTGGCTCCCGCTGTGGGGTCAGGTTGCTGGCGGCCCGGCCCCGGTCGGTGGGACCGTTTCAGTCTTCGAGTTCGCGATAATTGTCTTCGCGTCCTCGATCCTCATCGCCTGTCCCTGTGCGCTGGGGCTGGCGACGCCCGCAGCGACGATGGTCGGGACGACGATTGGTGCCCAGAACGGCGTCCTGTTCAAGGGCGGTGACATCCTCGAACGCGCAAAAGACGTCGACACGGTCGTCTTCGACAAGACGGGCACCCTCACGGAGGGTGAAATGGAACTCACCGACGTGGTCGTCTTTGATAGCGATGGAAATGTGGTGACTGACGGTGGCGAGCCGACCCCAGATGGTGGACAGCTCAGCACCCGTGAGCGCCTCTCAGAGGATGATGTGCTTCGACTGGCGGCGATAGCTGAAAGCGGCAGCGAACACCCGCTCGCCCGTGCAATCGTCGAAGGGGCCGAAGAACGCGGCCTGGACGTGACTGAGCCTGACGACTTCGAGAACGTTCCGGGCCACGGGATCAAAGCAGTCATTGGTGACAGCGAGGTGCTGGTCGGCAACCGCAAGCTGCTGCGGGACAACGGGATCGACCCCTCTCCCGCTGAGGAGACGATGGAACGCCTCGAGAACGAGGGGAAGACGGCGATGCTGGTCGCCTACGAGGGGGAGCTCGTGGGTGTGGTCGCCGACGCCGACACAGTGAAGGAAAGCTCCAAGCAGGCTGTCACAGCACTCCAAGAGCGGGGAGTTGACGTGATGATGATTACGGGCGACAACGAGCGAACTGCCCGTGCGGTCGCTAAACAGGTGGGTATCGACCCGAAGAACGTCCGCGCAGGAGTCCTTCCTGAGGACAAGTCCAACGCGGTCGACAGTATTCAAGACGAGGGCCGGCAGGCGATGATGGTCGGTGACGGCGTCAACGACGCTCCGGCACTCGCGGTCGCACACGTCGGGACAGCAATCGGCTCCGGCACCGACGTCGCCATCGAAGCTGCAGACGTCACGCTGATGCGAGACGACCCGCTCGACGTGGTAAAGGCGATCCGAATCTCAGACGCGACACTCCAGAAGATCAAACAGAACCTCGTGTGGGCGCTCGGTTACAACACGGCGATGATTCCGTTAGCGTCGCTCGGCCTCCTCCAGCCCGTGCTCGCTGCAGCAGCAATGGCGTTCTCGTCGGTGTCGGTGCTGACGAACAGTCTCCTGTTCCGGCGGTACACCCCCGATCACGACTACAAGCTCTTCGGATTTCTTCGCTAA
- a CDS encoding DUF7123 family protein — MSNISRHTVRRYLVETASSEPTYLRAREIASDLDGSPKAVAQYLSQLQDELTIVSLEQWGRSKSTTWRLEVNGS, encoded by the coding sequence ATGTCGAATATTTCCCGGCACACGGTTCGAAGGTACCTCGTCGAGACAGCCAGTAGCGAACCGACATACCTCCGGGCTCGCGAGATTGCCAGCGACCTCGACGGATCTCCCAAGGCAGTCGCGCAGTATCTCAGCCAGCTCCAGGACGAACTCACAATCGTTTCACTCGAACAGTGGGGGCGCTCGAAAAGCACGACGTGGCGATTGGAGGTGAACGGGTCGTGA
- a CDS encoding NAD(P)/FAD-dependent oxidoreductase, translating into MTRTSKIAVIGGGMAGLAAAAGFDDAGFVVELYERQSYDSKRVNCGEAMTAVSKIPLEPTVENGFLNPLPAMEVEVYDGIDADRHRTGAGTFPAADTYITDRNVVEQSWAEQLSEKGVDIHENQSITRTDFHEFTDEYDLVVDATGQPSLSSKALGTTNEYSGYMVALNSDVEGDFTELYPNSRIILENYTGYSWAFPKTSQRANVGIGWTVSDRPSDYMKALREACKRNGWPVPSQERTNVAIIPEGPSLDPDRTYLPEHSVVRVGDAAGIANRLTGKGISQAVESGFLAAELANSGQLHNFPDSLYQRMKTEYIFATVVRYFLETRNPKVLGAAIRAAAGIDIEDVDRSPSTVLLRLLRHPVLFARIFSRRRVLNRVYGGMTNQWELIN; encoded by the coding sequence ATGACACGAACGTCCAAAATTGCGGTAATAGGTGGAGGGATGGCCGGGCTTGCAGCAGCTGCTGGATTCGACGACGCTGGATTCGTCGTCGAACTATATGAGCGGCAGTCCTACGATAGCAAACGCGTTAATTGCGGAGAAGCGATGACAGCGGTATCGAAGATCCCACTCGAGCCGACTGTAGAGAACGGCTTTCTCAATCCGCTGCCAGCGATGGAAGTGGAGGTGTATGACGGAATCGACGCCGATCGCCACCGCACTGGAGCCGGCACCTTTCCTGCTGCGGATACATATATAACGGACCGAAATGTCGTTGAGCAGTCCTGGGCAGAACAACTCTCAGAGAAGGGTGTTGACATCCACGAAAACCAGTCTATCACACGGACAGATTTCCACGAGTTCACCGATGAGTATGATCTCGTCGTTGATGCAACCGGTCAGCCATCACTCTCTAGTAAAGCGCTCGGAACAACCAACGAGTATTCAGGATATATGGTAGCGCTTAACAGTGATGTCGAAGGGGACTTCACCGAGTTGTACCCGAACAGCCGGATAATTCTGGAGAACTATACAGGGTACTCGTGGGCATTCCCGAAGACATCGCAACGAGCCAACGTTGGTATCGGCTGGACGGTCAGTGACCGGCCTAGTGATTATATGAAGGCATTGAGGGAAGCCTGTAAGCGGAATGGGTGGCCAGTCCCGTCGCAGGAACGGACGAACGTCGCAATCATTCCCGAGGGACCAAGCCTTGATCCCGACAGAACCTATCTACCGGAGCATTCCGTCGTACGGGTGGGTGATGCTGCAGGTATCGCAAACCGACTCACCGGAAAGGGGATCTCACAGGCCGTTGAATCGGGATTCTTGGCCGCAGAGTTGGCTAACAGCGGCCAATTACACAATTTTCCTGACAGTTTATATCAGAGGATGAAAACGGAGTACATTTTCGCCACAGTTGTGAGATACTTTCTTGAAACTCGTAATCCCAAGGTTCTGGGAGCAGCAATTCGTGCCGCTGCCGGGATCGATATTGAAGACGTTGACCGGTCTCCGAGTACAGTTCTACTGCGTCTCCTCCGCCACCCTGTTTTGTTTGCCCGTATTTTCTCGAGACGACGAGTTTTAAACCGTGTCTATGGAGGAATGACTAACCAATGGGAGTTGATTAATTGA
- the acnA gene encoding aconitate hydratase AcnA: MTDTLPFDAVRELDVDGTTYKMADLRALEEQGLCDLDTLPVSIRILLESVLRNADGETVTAADVKNAAGWKPDVPDAEVPFSPSRVVLQDLTGVPAVVDLAALRSEVDRKDRDPTLVEPEIPIDLVIDHSVQVDYFDSEDAYEKNVELEYERNAERYRAIKWAQNAFENFNVVPPGTGIVHQVNLEHLGRVVHAREQDGENWLLPDTLVGTDSHTPMIGGIGVVGWGVGGIEAEAAMLGQPVTMKLPEVVGVRLEGELPEGATATDLVLHITERLREVGVVDRFVEFFGPGVENLTVPDRATIANMAPEQGSTISMFPVDEQTLEYLELTGRDPDHVDLVREYLEAQGLFGEQEPEYTEVVEFDLSTVEPSLAGHKRPQDRIPMGDVKQSFRGLLHGEFEDDLDDVDEDALQRWLGEGGAADAETDGGVQVEPESELHPLTKRVEVDLDGETVEIGHGDVLVSAITSCTNTSNPSVMIAAGLLAQNAVEKGLDVPPYVKTSLAPGSRVVTQYLEESGLLPYLEELGYAVVGYGCTTCIGNAGPLPDPIEQAIDDHDLWTTSVLSGNRNFEARIHPKIRANYLASPPLVVAYGLAGRMDIDLEHEPLGTDDEGNPVYLADIWPDAADVQAAIHENVSPEMFEEKYASVFEGDERWAALDAPTGDVYEWDEDSTYIREPPFFKDFPVEKPGVADIEDARCLLTLGDTVTTDHISPAGPFGPDLPAGQWLLDHGVEPHEFNTYGARRGNHEVMMRGTFANVRIENEMLDDVEGGYTIHHPTDEQTTVFEASRRYRDEGIPLVVMAGEEFGTGSSRDWAAKGTDLLGVRATIAESYERIYRDNLVGMGVLPLQFDDGDSWESLGLDGSEVFTIHGLDDGLDVMDELTVIAERADGSTVEFPVTAQVGTPAAVTYIEHGGILHYVLRRLLRQ, encoded by the coding sequence ATGACTGATACACTTCCGTTCGATGCCGTCCGCGAGCTCGACGTCGACGGGACGACGTACAAGATGGCCGATCTTCGAGCACTCGAAGAGCAGGGGCTCTGTGACCTCGACACGCTCCCTGTGAGCATCCGTATTCTGCTTGAGTCGGTGCTCCGGAACGCCGACGGCGAAACTGTTACTGCAGCGGATGTCAAGAATGCTGCTGGCTGGAAGCCAGACGTACCGGACGCAGAGGTTCCGTTCTCTCCATCACGAGTCGTCCTGCAAGATCTCACCGGTGTACCCGCAGTCGTCGACCTGGCGGCCCTTCGATCCGAGGTCGACCGCAAAGACCGAGATCCCACCCTGGTCGAACCGGAGATTCCTATTGATCTCGTGATCGACCACAGCGTCCAGGTCGACTACTTCGACTCCGAGGACGCCTACGAGAAGAACGTCGAACTGGAGTACGAGCGAAACGCCGAACGGTATCGCGCGATCAAGTGGGCGCAGAACGCCTTCGAGAACTTCAACGTCGTCCCGCCGGGGACCGGTATCGTCCACCAGGTGAATCTCGAACATCTGGGTCGGGTCGTCCACGCCCGCGAGCAAGACGGCGAGAACTGGCTCCTGCCGGACACGCTCGTCGGCACGGACAGCCACACCCCGATGATCGGTGGCATCGGTGTGGTCGGTTGGGGCGTCGGCGGCATCGAAGCGGAAGCGGCGATGCTCGGTCAACCGGTCACGATGAAACTCCCCGAGGTCGTCGGCGTCCGTCTCGAAGGCGAATTACCCGAGGGCGCGACGGCTACGGATCTCGTGCTCCACATCACCGAACGACTCCGCGAGGTCGGCGTCGTCGACCGGTTCGTGGAGTTCTTCGGTCCCGGTGTGGAGAATCTCACAGTCCCCGACCGGGCCACGATCGCCAATATGGCGCCCGAACAGGGCTCGACGATCAGTATGTTCCCGGTCGACGAGCAGACGCTCGAGTATCTCGAACTCACCGGGCGTGATCCCGACCACGTCGACCTCGTTCGCGAGTACCTCGAAGCCCAAGGGCTGTTCGGGGAACAGGAACCAGAATATACTGAGGTCGTCGAGTTCGACCTCTCGACAGTCGAACCGAGTCTGGCCGGACACAAGCGGCCACAGGACCGGATTCCGATGGGGGACGTGAAACAGAGCTTCCGGGGACTTCTCCACGGGGAGTTCGAGGACGACCTCGATGATGTCGACGAGGACGCCTTGCAGCGGTGGCTCGGTGAGGGTGGTGCAGCTGATGCGGAGACCGACGGTGGCGTTCAGGTCGAACCCGAATCGGAACTGCACCCGTTAACCAAACGTGTCGAGGTCGACCTCGACGGTGAGACGGTCGAAATCGGACACGGAGACGTCCTCGTCAGCGCCATCACGAGCTGTACGAACACGTCGAACCCGTCGGTGATGATCGCTGCTGGACTGCTCGCCCAGAACGCCGTCGAGAAAGGCCTAGACGTCCCGCCGTACGTCAAGACGAGTCTCGCACCGGGTAGCCGTGTCGTCACGCAGTATCTCGAAGAATCGGGGCTGCTTCCGTATCTCGAAGAGCTCGGGTACGCCGTCGTCGGCTACGGCTGTACCACCTGTATCGGTAACGCTGGGCCGCTTCCCGATCCCATCGAGCAGGCAATCGACGACCACGACCTCTGGACGACGAGCGTTCTCTCCGGGAACCGGAACTTCGAGGCGCGTATCCACCCGAAGATCCGCGCGAACTACCTCGCGAGCCCGCCGCTCGTCGTCGCCTACGGGCTCGCAGGGCGGATGGACATCGATCTCGAACACGAGCCGCTGGGCACTGACGATGAGGGTAACCCAGTCTATCTGGCGGACATCTGGCCGGACGCAGCGGACGTGCAGGCCGCAATCCACGAGAACGTCTCTCCGGAGATGTTCGAGGAGAAGTACGCCTCCGTGTTCGAGGGCGATGAGCGATGGGCTGCTCTCGACGCGCCCACGGGTGACGTCTACGAGTGGGATGAGGACTCGACATACATCCGTGAACCGCCGTTCTTCAAGGACTTCCCGGTAGAGAAACCCGGCGTCGCCGATATCGAGGACGCACGCTGTCTACTGACGCTCGGCGATACCGTTACGACCGACCACATCAGTCCAGCCGGCCCGTTCGGTCCCGACCTCCCCGCAGGTCAGTGGCTGCTCGATCACGGTGTCGAGCCACACGAGTTCAACACCTACGGCGCACGTCGGGGCAATCACGAGGTGATGATGCGGGGGACGTTCGCCAACGTCCGAATCGAGAACGAGATGCTCGACGACGTCGAGGGTGGCTACACGATCCACCACCCGACCGACGAACAAACCACGGTGTTCGAAGCCAGTCGCCGCTATCGGGACGAGGGGATACCGCTCGTCGTGATGGCTGGCGAGGAGTTCGGAACTGGGTCTAGCCGGGACTGGGCGGCGAAAGGAACGGACCTGCTCGGTGTCCGCGCAACCATCGCCGAGAGTTACGAGCGCATCTACCGCGACAACCTCGTCGGCATGGGTGTGCTTCCCCTGCAGTTCGATGATGGCGACTCGTGGGAATCTCTCGGTCTGGATGGGTCGGAGGTCTTCACGATCCACGGCCTCGATGACGGGCTCGACGTGATGGACGAACTGACCGTTATCGCCGAGCGTGCGGACGGGTCGACTGTCGAGTTCCCGGTCACAGCACAGGTCGGCACGCCGGCCGCCGTAACCTATATCGAACACGGCGGAATCCTCCACTACGTCCTCAGACGCCTCCTCAGACAGTAA
- a CDS encoding SHOCT domain-containing protein, whose product MQNPIQARGIRSLGFIVVGALTLAVVAGMVLTHATVPDAMMWGWHDSMWNGGHMAGWGGWGWGMILFGLLWMALLIALPVYAVYWLTTRSPTDGHTDDSALAVLQERYARGEIDDEEFDHRRARLVSDDDRF is encoded by the coding sequence ATGCAAAATCCAATTCAAGCACGCGGGATTCGTTCTCTGGGATTCATCGTCGTTGGGGCACTGACTCTGGCCGTCGTCGCCGGGATGGTTCTAACGCACGCGACCGTCCCGGATGCAATGATGTGGGGGTGGCACGACAGTATGTGGAACGGCGGCCATATGGCCGGCTGGGGTGGCTGGGGCTGGGGGATGATACTGTTCGGGCTCCTGTGGATGGCACTTCTGATCGCCCTCCCAGTCTACGCCGTTTACTGGCTGACAACGCGGTCCCCTACGGACGGCCATACTGATGACAGCGCACTCGCTGTTCTCCAAGAACGGTACGCTCGTGGCGAAATCGACGACGAGGAGTTTGATCACCGTCGCGCCCGCCTGGTGTCCGACGACGATCGTTTCTGA
- a CDS encoding DoxX family protein gives MSTQSIRTNFLGTETSFSVSGAWLSYWILLLRLTAGWWMLHAGLDKIWAWPFDASWFVGGAAQGTILAPFVTPFSDGILLAFVNVAVPLGQTAIGLGLILGVLTRTAAFFGAFMMLFFYFINGYGGGWANGMVTGELLGIMVFGTIVALGAGGVLAVDNRLREMELFENTRLRKLLG, from the coding sequence ATGTCAACTCAATCCATCCGTACGAATTTTCTCGGAACCGAGACGTCGTTCTCGGTCTCGGGAGCCTGGTTGTCGTATTGGATCCTGCTGCTCCGGCTGACCGCCGGGTGGTGGATGCTCCACGCTGGCCTTGACAAAATCTGGGCGTGGCCCTTCGACGCCAGCTGGTTCGTCGGCGGAGCCGCTCAGGGCACGATTCTCGCCCCCTTCGTCACGCCGTTCAGCGACGGCATCCTGTTGGCGTTCGTCAACGTGGCGGTACCGCTTGGGCAAACCGCCATCGGTCTCGGGCTGATACTCGGTGTCCTCACGAGGACCGCCGCCTTCTTTGGTGCCTTCATGATGCTGTTCTTCTACTTCATCAACGGCTACGGTGGCGGCTGGGCCAACGGTATGGTCACGGGTGAACTCCTTGGGATCATGGTCTTCGGAACCATTGTGGCACTTGGAGCGGGCGGCGTCCTGGCAGTCGATAACCGCCTGCGTGAGATGGAACTGTTCGAGAACACGCGATTACGGAAACTCCTCGGGTGA
- a CDS encoding DoxX family protein, with the protein MSTLDSGMNQLESRVGGLTVGGKVHSLSAWFVLALRLMMGYAFAYSGFTKITGEFAAGGYLSNVAATNGNPLAGLFAWMGSTPWFVEFANVAVPYGELFIGLGLLVGAFVRLAAFFGALMMLMFYFGNWDMGHGFINGDFAYMLVFLAVAAFAAGRILGLDQYIENYDVGGETLVERYPALEYILG; encoded by the coding sequence ATGTCCACACTCGACTCCGGCATGAACCAGCTTGAGAGCAGAGTCGGCGGCCTGACCGTCGGCGGGAAAGTCCACAGCCTCAGCGCGTGGTTCGTGCTGGCGCTCCGTCTCATGATGGGCTACGCGTTCGCGTACTCCGGGTTCACGAAGATCACCGGCGAGTTCGCGGCCGGCGGCTACCTCTCGAACGTTGCGGCGACGAACGGCAACCCGCTGGCGGGCCTGTTCGCGTGGATGGGTTCGACGCCGTGGTTTGTCGAGTTCGCGAACGTCGCCGTGCCGTACGGCGAGCTGTTCATCGGCCTCGGCCTCCTCGTCGGCGCGTTCGTCCGCCTCGCGGCGTTCTTCGGCGCGCTGATGATGCTCATGTTCTACTTCGGGAACTGGGACATGGGTCACGGGTTCATCAACGGTGACTTCGCGTACATGCTCGTGTTCCTCGCGGTCGCCGCGTTCGCCGCGGGCCGCATCCTGGGCCTCGACCAGTACATCGAGAACTACGACGTCGGCGGCGAGACGCTCGTCGAGCGCTATCCCGCCCTCGAATACATCCTCGGCTAA
- a CDS encoding universal stress protein, giving the protein MDPSDPVGELSTSQFTDILVPTDGYDEASVAFKHGLQIAKRYDATLHGLFIISEQSYSSRPGFTWEEVTDSWEQRGTRLLEDITEKEATLDVPVRTTLSFGQPQQEILKYTEVTDIDLVTMGTRGLTGIRRLLQGSVAAQVIEEADYPVLTINRRTAELKKHPYTFLRKTNQNRKSRLY; this is encoded by the coding sequence CTACTAGTCAGTTCACAGATATTCTCGTGCCTACGGATGGATACGACGAGGCATCTGTGGCCTTCAAACATGGGCTACAAATTGCTAAACGGTATGATGCAACCCTACATGGACTTTTTATCATTTCCGAACAGTCCTATTCGAGTCGGCCTGGATTCACGTGGGAAGAGGTCACTGACTCTTGGGAACAGCGGGGAACTCGGCTCTTGGAGGACATTACGGAGAAGGAAGCGACCTTGGACGTTCCTGTCCGAACTACGTTGAGCTTTGGTCAACCTCAGCAGGAGATTCTCAAATACACTGAGGTGACTGACATCGACCTTGTTACAATGGGGACACGAGGATTGACTGGCATTCGTCGGCTATTACAGGGAAGCGTCGCAGCTCAAGTGATCGAGGAAGCAGATTACCCCGTTCTAACGATTAACCGAAGGACAGCTGAATTGAAAAAACACCCGTACACCTTTCTTCGAAAGACAAACCAGAATCGGAAGTCAAGGCTATATTGA
- a CDS encoding heavy-metal-associated domain-containing protein: MTQTITVEGMTCEHCEQTVEEALEEVEGVTSATADRDSESATVEGSAERDELVTVVEDAGYDASA, translated from the coding sequence ATGACTCAGACAATCACCGTCGAAGGAATGACCTGTGAACATTGCGAGCAGACCGTCGAAGAGGCACTCGAAGAAGTTGAGGGGGTTACGTCCGCTACTGCGGATCGTGACTCAGAATCCGCGACGGTCGAGGGGTCCGCTGAACGGGATGAGCTTGTGACTGTGGTCGAAGACGCTGGATACGATGCCTCTGCGTAA
- a CDS encoding AsnC family transcriptional regulator: protein MRDLDETDLEILSLLADDARRPFSDIGEEVDLSGPAVSDRVKRLQEAGIINNFTIDVNRAHLRAGVPVFIQAEIGSASLEAARERARESDGVEHVFTTSEGDLWFYARVEAQNVRQWVDGLFNEIDVADYTVTLIDELEWTPSVDGVEFALTCAECNNTVDNQGETTRIDGEIYHFCCPSCLTRFDDRYQRLEEGA, encoded by the coding sequence ATGCGCGATTTGGATGAAACCGACTTAGAAATCCTCTCGTTACTCGCTGATGACGCCCGCCGCCCGTTCAGCGATATTGGCGAGGAGGTCGACTTGTCGGGGCCAGCCGTTTCTGACCGGGTAAAGCGATTACAGGAAGCTGGCATCATTAACAACTTCACGATTGACGTCAACCGGGCTCATCTCCGAGCTGGTGTACCGGTATTTATTCAGGCCGAAATCGGCTCAGCGTCGTTGGAGGCCGCCCGCGAGCGGGCTCGAGAGTCAGATGGCGTTGAACACGTCTTCACGACCTCCGAAGGAGATCTTTGGTTCTATGCCCGTGTTGAAGCCCAGAACGTACGTCAGTGGGTAGATGGACTCTTTAACGAGATCGATGTAGCAGATTACACCGTCACACTAATTGACGAGCTTGAATGGACGCCGTCCGTTGATGGCGTCGAATTTGCACTCACCTGTGCTGAATGTAACAATACCGTTGATAATCAAGGTGAAACGACGAGAATCGACGGAGAGATCTATCACTTCTGTTGTCCGTCCTGTCTCACACGGTTCGACGATCGGTATCAGCGACTCGAAGAGGGAGCGTAA